Part of the Paenibacillus kyungheensis genome, ACTATTATGGATAAGAGAAGGGTGGATATTCACATGGCAGGATCACCGAATTTAAAATTCAACACACAAGGTAATGTATTATTTCGTCGCAACGCAGACAATGTAGGATATGAGACGAATGTTTCGCAAATTCCTTCACTTGAAGGGGTCGCATCAACTGATTTGTATATGACCAAAGGTAATATTCGTGAGCCACACTGGCATCCTAACTCTGCGGAATACGATTATGTGATTGAAGGCGAGCTAGAATTTGTTATTTTCGATCCTGTATACAAACAGTTGCAGAAATATCATCTCAAAGCTCGGGATGTACTTTTTATTCCACAAGGTTACTGGCACTGGATTACGCCACTAACAGACAAAACGCATATTCTGGTCGTATTCAATAACAATGAACCGACAACAGTTGCGGGTTCAGATATTTTAAGATTTACACCGGGAGAAGTATTCGATCTGGCGTATGGTATTCCAGCAGAAGATTATGAAGAATTGGTATCTCCTATCACAAGTACGGTAGTGATTGGACCTGTCAATCCAGAAACAGATGATACACTTAAAGTAGGTACAGATACTGATAATGATCCACGCTCAGATGAAGACACCGATGATAAAGACAGCAAAAAATGCAAAAAGTAATTAAAGTTTAATATCAGTAATCACTCTTTCTACATCAAAGCACTAAAACACCCGATATCCTCTGGAGTTATCTTTCAGAGGTATCGGGTATTATGATGTCCATTTATTTTTATTAAAAACGAACAAATAAGATCATTTCTACATCTTCTAGAAACGATCTTATTTGTTGTTTTAAAAGCCGCTTAAAATAAGTTCGATCAGTGCAAGTTTAAGAGTCTGCAAAGCATCTTCCTGAGGCATTTTAATAAATCGACTTAATGAAATCATTTCTTGTTCAAACAAATCAATCACCTTTTGCAAAGCATTTTTGTCGGATGTAGCTGCTTGACGAATCAATTGGCATAATTCATCTTCTGATAGATGGATTGGAGTGCTTTCTTTTTCCATTTGCTCACCGCCTGTTGTGAAATATTAAATTGTTGGGCAACTTGTTTTTCGGTTTTTTCTTGAATAAAAAGGGAACGTATAACTTCTTGCTCTTTGACAGTAGGCAGAGAGTGAATCCACTGCTCTACCAGTAATTGAGAATCAACTTCTTCTGCAAAAGAAGGTGAACTACTAAAATCATATAAGATAGGTAATTCTTTACGGAGGCGTGTATGAGTACGATATTGTAAGCGCCACGCGATCCGCTGAAGTTGTTGCTTATAGCGTTCGTACGTCTGATTGGTGGTTAGGTCTGACATGATGTACCTCCTTTGCGATAAAATAGCTTTCATATCTATAGTAAAAATTTGGATAAAAATACAACTTAGATAAGGAAGAAATTACATAATAAAACAGAAGTACCCTATCATAGCGTTGATATTCTTAATACATTCTATTTTGCTATAGATAAATAGCTTGCCTGTCGTTCTGTCGCAAAGTAATTTTATTTGTACAATCAGGCAGAGGAAATGATAGGAAAAATAAAGGGATGTCATGTATACTATGGGTTAACACACATCAACAAGGAGTGCTTGAAAATGACAAACGCGAATATAGGAACTTGGGATATTACATTAGAAGATGACCAACATGATCAGGTACTGCGTTTGCAATTTGATGATCAGATTCAGTTGCAGAAATTTATTCTTTCATTAACCGTAGAACAATTACTTACTTCTCATATCTATGATCCCGAACAGCGCAGTATGAATGGGAAGACTTATCTGTATCATTGTTTTCAATAGCATATCTATACCAACAAGAAAGGAGGGATTATTATGGAGATGTTATTTCGTTATAACTGGCAAGTACGTCAAGAATGGTTCGATTGGTGTGAATCATTATCACAACAGGAACTATTACAACAACGTACAGGCGGAGTCGGTAGTATCTTGTATACGCTCTATCATATTATCGATGTAGAGTATAGCTGGATTAATGATCTGAGAGATCAGAACAGCTTGCTTACTGATTTTGCAGATTATCAGACGGTAGAACGATTACGTGCATTGTCGTCTCAATTGCATGTAGAAGTAGGCGCTTATGTAAAAGCATGGACACCTGAGCAAGAAACCAAAATTTTGCATAATGTACGTAAAGATGGCTCTACAGAACAATTAACGTATGGAGAAGTGATGCGTCATGTGATTGCACACGAGATTCATCATGTCGGGCAGTTATCGGTATGGGCGCGAGAAGTGGGACGTGAGCCAGTCAGTGCCAATCTTATTCGTAGAGGATTACAACGATAAGGATGATGTGAACAGAACTTTTACTTTTGTATGACGTGAATACTAGATAGCTTGTGCAATGGGGAATCAGGCTAGCTTGTAGAGGGGGACGATGATGTTGCTTAAAAAGAAGATGATCGAAACGGATTCGTATTGGGGGACAAAATGCAGACATATACATATGACACAAGGTTCCTCTACACTAATCATTTTATTTCCGGGAAAAAGTTATTCTTGTGAACGTTCTTTACTGTATTATGCAGCCCAAAGTGCTTTAGAAAAAGGGCATGATGTATTGCAATTAGAATACGGGTATCAAGCGGCTCGAACCGAACTGGAATCAGATCAACGAGATATTTTGATTAAAGAATGTACAGATGTGATTAGACAGTTAAGTGCATTTGGATATACCAACTACATCAGTATTAGCAAAAGTCTCGGTACATTGATAGCAGGAGGCGTATTTGAACAATACAAATCATTGCCGGTACGTCATATTTTTTTAACGCCTTTAGATCAGACTGTACCGTATATTATTCAATCTCAGGGATTGTTAATCTATGGCACCAATGATCCTATGTTCAGTCATCTTAGTCAGGACAAAATAAACCATTTACCTTATATAGACACCGTTGTTTTTCCTGACGCGAATCATTTGCTAGAAGCACCAAGTATTGATCAATCTTTGCAATTTCTGAAGCAAGTAGTGATACACTATAACGAATTTTTCTAAATATTCTATTGTTTTATTGTGGTTGCAACTCTTTATCATGCGATAAAGAAATAAGCCTGCTACATTCTCATAGATGCACAGTCATCTTAAAGGGAACTAGCAGGTTTTTTTGTATGTATTTGGATATGTATACAGCGAAATCTAAAAATATGCTCATTATAGCGTCACAATAGACTAACTTATGTTATATTTATAAATGATAATTATTCTCAATTAACATAAGGAGTGAAAAAATGAAACAATTATCTTGGGTTAAAATGTTACCTTTGTTTGTGATCATGCTATGTGTAATCATCACAGGGTGTGGAGCGAAGACAGGTACATCACAATCATCAGCTACATCCAATCAACAAGCTGACTCTGCACAGACAGTATCAGTAGAACATGTATTTGGTACAACAGCAATTCCGGTACATCCGAAGCGAATTGCTTCATACAATTTGGAAGATATCTTACTTTCACTTCAAGCCCCATTAGTATTAGGTGTATCTGTAGGTGAAAACTATTATCTGGAAGATCGCTTGAAAGCTCAAAATGCCTCTATTCTAAATATGGATAGTGGATTAGCTAATTTAGAAGCTTTTGCAGAAGCACAACCCGATCTGATTGTAGCCAGTGCAACGATTGATCGAACTACATATGATCAGTTAAGCTTAATTGCTCCTACGATTGTGTATGATCGTGAAGATTGGAAAACATCTATTGTCAAAATAGGTAAAGCATTAGATTTGGAAGATCAAGCGCAACAAGTCATAGCAGATCATAATACTCAGGTTCAACAAGCCAAAAAAGCAATAACAACAGCCGTAGGTTCAAAAGCTACGATTGCTTTTGTGCGCACGACTAGCAAGGATATTCGCCTGTATCTGCCAGGATATAAAGATCGAGAAGGTAAAGAGTTGCCAGGTTATGCAGGGATGTTATACAACGATCTAGGGCTACTGCCTATGCCTCTTGTCTCTCAATTACACACCGAGAATCCTGATAAGCAAAATGTAAATCTGTCCACAGAAGTACTTCCTGAAGTCACTGCTGATTATGTATTTGTCACATCCGGTAGCGCAGGTGGAACAAGTGAAGATTTGCAGAAAGATCAGTCTCAATTTGCCGAATTACAGAAGTCTCCTATCTGGCAAGCTTTGCCGGCTGTTCAACATAATCATCTATATACTGTAAATGCCAAGTATTGGATCAGTACAGGCCCTATTGCTGATCAATTCAAAATAAAAGATGCCGTACAACAACTCACTTCATCGTCATAAAATAGACTAAATCAGAGATCAGCACAACTTTTACAGGAGATATAGCGTACACACTTATAATAAGGTTTTGGTAAAGTATAAGGTAGCGAATAAATGATTCGCCTTGCTTGTACGAAGGCTGAAATACTATAATAGATATTGCTGCATATTACCGGCCACGTGAGCATGCGTTTGATGCTACATCTGATTTAGGAGGATTTTACCGTTATGACATTTGTTAAAAAGAGCAATTGGGTATCATTAACGACCAAATTGCTAATCGTTACTGCACTAACTGCTACAATTGCGCCTGCTTCGCATATCGCTCCCAAAGCTCAAGCAGCAACTACAGAAAAGCCCGCTATCATTACGATTGCTGGTAAAGAAGTTACCTGGGAGACTGCACCATTTGTAACCAAAGGAACAACGTTGGTTCCTTTACGCCAAGCTGCTCGTGAATTAGGAGCCACAGCGCAATGGGATGCATCGACTCGTTCTGTTGTTATGTATAGTCATGGAGACAAGGTTGTACATACACCGAATACCAATAAGATTACATTAGATGGATATGAGATTGAAATGCCAGAAGTGTCTCGTAACGTATACGGTACGATGATGGTTCCTGCACGATTTTTGTCAGATTCTCTAAAAGCTAATTTGACGGTAAGTTCTACCCCAGAAGTGACTACAATTAATTTGACGCCAGATCAATCTACTGTATATGCAAGCTCTGCCAAAACAGTAGATACGTATTTACAGTCTCAAAATTATTCAGGTCTTGCTTTGATAGCTTACAAAGGAAAAGTGATTATGCGTAAAGGATACGGATTAGCTGGTGGCGAAAAAGCAACACCACCTGATGGCAAATCACGTATCGCTTCATTAAGCAAATCGTTTACTGCATCCGCAGTGATGAAATTAATCGAAGATGGTAAAGTGAAATTAACTGATCATCTATCTGATTATATTCCAGATTTCCCGCGTGGTAACGAAATTACAGTGCATATGCTGTTATCTCACACCGCAGGCTTTAACTCTAACTTTACCCGTACCGAAGGAATGACGTTAGAGCAGACTGTTGATGAGATCAAAACCAAACCATTGCGTTTTGAGCCAGGTGAACGATTTAACTATAGTAATCAAGGTTATGTATTGCTAGCTTATATTATTCAACAGGTATCTGGAGAATCGTACGGACAGTATATTCAACACACGTTCCTTGATCCATTGAATATGAAAGATACAGGCGAGACTACACCTGCAACCAAAACGATCACTGGATATGTAAAAGATGGCGATGCTTGGGATGAAGCAGGCTACTATGTTTCTCAATCCGGTACAGGTACATTTTACTCGACGCTGGACGATATGATGAAATGGTACAAATCGTTTGATAATCATACAATTTTGAGTGAAGATACAGTAAACAAAATGTTTACAACGTATTCGGATCTGAAGCCATATGGCTATGCCTTTTTGATCAAAAATGTAGACGGCAAACGTACTATCTATCACAATGGTAGTGGAACAGGTTATGCAACAGGATTTACGCATAATTTAGATGATGATGTTCTCGTTATTTTACTAGGAAATCATTATGGTATGGATATGCAAAAAATGTTAGCTGATACACAAGTATTAGCGAATAAAGCACTTGTAAAATAATAGCTTAACATGAATAGGCTCTGAATCGCTTTTGCAAAAAACCACCTTTTAGAATATATAAAAGGTGGTTTTTTTATATTCTGCTAATCATTAAAGTGTATAATTGGTAAAGTAAATACTTACATTACAAATCAGCTATATCGAAAAGGAGCTATTCCATGAAATCGATTATCAATTACGCGCACAGAGGAGCTTCCGGGTATTGCCCAGAAAATACAATGGCGGCTTTTGAGAAAAGTTTGGAATTGGGAGCAACCGGGATTGAAACTGATGTACAAATGACCAAAGATGGACAACTTGTTCTTATCCATGATGAAAACTTAAAACGTACTACCGGATATGATGGTCAGATCAAAGATGTCACTTATGATGAAATCAAAACGTTAGATGCAGGTTCATGGTATGGTGAACAATTTGCTAATGAACATGTGCCATTATTAAGTGAATTATTGAACTGGATCGCACCAACAGAGATGACTCTGAATATCGAGATCAAAAATAATATTGAGCCGTACATAGGGATTGAGCAGAAATTAGTAGATGCTATCCATGAATATGGTCTAGCTGATCGGGTAGTGATTTCAAGCTTCGATCATTATACGCTGGAAACGTGTAAACAATTAGCACCTGATATTCAGACAGGGATTTTGTATGTGGAAAATCTGGTAAGACCGTGGAATTATGCTAACAGTATAGGCGCTACTGCTCTACATTCTCATTATGCTACAGTGATAGCAGAAGCTGTTCAACAAGCACAGCAAGCAGGCGTGATCTATAATGTATGGACGGTGAATGATCCTGCTATGATGCGTAAGCTGATAGAGATGGAAGTTGGCGGTATTATCACCGATTATCCCGATATTTTGGCACAATTACTCCGCGATAAAATTATTGTTTGAGTAGTAGGTATATTGCTATACATTTCAGAGCGCCTAATGCCGTTATCATACGGAAGGGCGCTTTTTGTCATATTTCGACAAATTCCATGAAGCCAGACTTTCTTTACGTAAAAGAACCAGTTACAAT contains:
- a CDS encoding cupin domain-containing protein, whose product is MAGSPNLKFNTQGNVLFRRNADNVGYETNVSQIPSLEGVASTDLYMTKGNIREPHWHPNSAEYDYVIEGELEFVIFDPVYKQLQKYHLKARDVLFIPQGYWHWITPLTDKTHILVVFNNNEPTTVAGSDILRFTPGEVFDLAYGIPAEDYEELVSPITSTVVIGPVNPETDDTLKVGTDTDNDPRSDEDTDDKDSKKCKK
- a CDS encoding helix-turn-helix domain-containing protein; this translates as MEKESTPIHLSEDELCQLIRQAATSDKNALQKVIDLFEQEMISLSRFIKMPQEDALQTLKLALIELILSGF
- a CDS encoding sigma factor-like helix-turn-helix DNA-binding protein, coding for MSDLTTNQTYERYKQQLQRIAWRLQYRTHTRLRKELPILYDFSSSPSFAEEVDSQLLVEQWIHSLPTVKEQEVIRSLFIQEKTEKQVAQQFNISQQAVSKWKKKALQSIYQKMNYAN
- a CDS encoding DinB family protein, producing MEMLFRYNWQVRQEWFDWCESLSQQELLQQRTGGVGSILYTLYHIIDVEYSWINDLRDQNSLLTDFADYQTVERLRALSSQLHVEVGAYVKAWTPEQETKILHNVRKDGSTEQLTYGEVMRHVIAHEIHHVGQLSVWAREVGREPVSANLIRRGLQR
- a CDS encoding iron-siderophore ABC transporter substrate-binding protein, which gives rise to MKQLSWVKMLPLFVIMLCVIITGCGAKTGTSQSSATSNQQADSAQTVSVEHVFGTTAIPVHPKRIASYNLEDILLSLQAPLVLGVSVGENYYLEDRLKAQNASILNMDSGLANLEAFAEAQPDLIVASATIDRTTYDQLSLIAPTIVYDREDWKTSIVKIGKALDLEDQAQQVIADHNTQVQQAKKAITTAVGSKATIAFVRTTSKDIRLYLPGYKDREGKELPGYAGMLYNDLGLLPMPLVSQLHTENPDKQNVNLSTEVLPEVTADYVFVTSGSAGGTSEDLQKDQSQFAELQKSPIWQALPAVQHNHLYTVNAKYWISTGPIADQFKIKDAVQQLTSSS
- a CDS encoding serine hydrolase yields the protein MTFVKKSNWVSLTTKLLIVTALTATIAPASHIAPKAQAATTEKPAIITIAGKEVTWETAPFVTKGTTLVPLRQAARELGATAQWDASTRSVVMYSHGDKVVHTPNTNKITLDGYEIEMPEVSRNVYGTMMVPARFLSDSLKANLTVSSTPEVTTINLTPDQSTVYASSAKTVDTYLQSQNYSGLALIAYKGKVIMRKGYGLAGGEKATPPDGKSRIASLSKSFTASAVMKLIEDGKVKLTDHLSDYIPDFPRGNEITVHMLLSHTAGFNSNFTRTEGMTLEQTVDEIKTKPLRFEPGERFNYSNQGYVLLAYIIQQVSGESYGQYIQHTFLDPLNMKDTGETTPATKTITGYVKDGDAWDEAGYYVSQSGTGTFYSTLDDMMKWYKSFDNHTILSEDTVNKMFTTYSDLKPYGYAFLIKNVDGKRTIYHNGSGTGYATGFTHNLDDDVLVILLGNHYGMDMQKMLADTQVLANKALVK
- a CDS encoding glycerophosphodiester phosphodiesterase, with product MKSIINYAHRGASGYCPENTMAAFEKSLELGATGIETDVQMTKDGQLVLIHDENLKRTTGYDGQIKDVTYDEIKTLDAGSWYGEQFANEHVPLLSELLNWIAPTEMTLNIEIKNNIEPYIGIEQKLVDAIHEYGLADRVVISSFDHYTLETCKQLAPDIQTGILYVENLVRPWNYANSIGATALHSHYATVIAEAVQQAQQAGVIYNVWTVNDPAMMRKLIEMEVGGIITDYPDILAQLLRDKIIV